Proteins encoded by one window of Erysipelothrix rhusiopathiae:
- a CDS encoding GNAT family N-acetyltransferase has translation MNTKNQPAFIHLSESLHLVKFDVLSDEARSWMENEDLMFALRGDRMIFSDQEVASYYTNLAENGELYYIEILNGDTFHQCGSVALIGNQIKIIVDPKYQNQHIGTFAVEGLLFRATVLGIPQIFAQVRDHNTFSLKLFQNLGFKIIDEADQVITMCCDTKPF, from the coding sequence ATGAATACAAAGAATCAACCTGCTTTTATACACTTATCAGAATCATTACATCTTGTGAAATTTGATGTATTGTCGGATGAAGCTCGATCCTGGATGGAAAATGAAGATTTGATGTTTGCTCTTCGCGGAGATCGGATGATTTTTTCTGATCAAGAAGTTGCGTCTTATTATACAAATCTCGCTGAGAATGGCGAACTTTATTATATTGAAATTCTAAACGGAGACACCTTTCATCAATGCGGAAGTGTCGCACTGATAGGAAATCAAATAAAAATTATTGTTGATCCGAAATATCAAAACCAACATATTGGAACCTTTGCTGTGGAAGGCTTGTTATTTCGAGCAACCGTATTAGGCATCCCACAAATATTTGCACAAGTAAGAGACCACAACACCTTTTCATTGAAGCTATTTCAAAACCTTGGTTTCAAGATTATTGACGAAGCCGATCAGGTCATTACGATGTGTTGTGATACTAAGCCATTTTAA
- a CDS encoding TetR/AcrR family transcriptional regulator gives MTRVSNEAMRKAKYELILEKARLVFCRKGYAGVTMKDIIEECEISRGGIYLYFSSVEEIFKDVVLSRERRKFEGIRDSVHQNVDFLELLDAYFLTQKKRLLNMSESLLRAMYEYHFTHKSEADFAFREAQVDNIRNTLEEMLSLGVKQNYVVNPNIDALRDHMMFMIEGLSVYSLLGGLTEANVDEQFKQLRAMILAKDVSYENKL, from the coding sequence ATGACTCGTGTTTCAAATGAAGCCATGCGCAAAGCAAAATATGAACTTATTCTTGAAAAAGCACGTCTTGTCTTCTGTCGCAAAGGTTATGCAGGCGTTACGATGAAAGATATTATCGAGGAATGTGAGATTAGTCGTGGAGGAATTTACCTATATTTCAGCTCAGTGGAAGAGATATTTAAAGATGTCGTCTTGTCGCGAGAGCGTCGTAAATTTGAAGGGATCCGGGATTCAGTTCATCAAAATGTTGATTTTTTGGAACTCTTGGATGCTTATTTTTTAACACAGAAAAAGCGACTGCTGAATATGAGCGAGAGTTTGTTACGAGCAATGTACGAGTACCATTTCACTCATAAATCGGAAGCAGATTTTGCTTTTAGAGAGGCTCAAGTTGATAATATTCGAAATACACTTGAAGAGATGTTATCTCTAGGTGTAAAGCAGAACTATGTTGTGAACCCTAATATTGATGCACTCCGTGATCATATGATGTTTATGATTGAGGGTTTAAGTGTCTATTCACTTTTAGGGGGACTTACTGAAGCAAATGTAGATGAGCAGTTTAAACAACTGCGCGCAATGATCTTAGCAAAGGATGTCTCTTATGAAAACAAATTATAA
- a CDS encoding nucleotidyltransferase family protein → MKDLTLVILAAGMGSRYGGLKQIDKFGKNGEAIIDFSIYDAIQAGFNKLVLIIREEHEAIFEAELVGKIRPFINVEYAFQSTSDVPEWFEGVEGREKPWGTTHALLAARNQVSGPFMIINADDYYGKAAFVEMARFLNEDVTDQQAAMMGYIVDNTITDNGTVTRGVCKNVDGFLTDIVETDGIKRTDKGVVGGPDETLIADGTQVSMNFWGFTPAIFDLMESKFETFLKEEVAKNPMKSEALLPNDVGSLINDGKLSVKILDTPDRWFGVTYQEDKPMVLAQFAKFQEDGTYPEKLWDKA, encoded by the coding sequence ATGAAGGACTTAACTTTAGTAATATTAGCTGCCGGAATGGGAAGCCGTTACGGTGGATTAAAACAAATTGACAAATTCGGAAAAAATGGCGAGGCAATCATCGACTTTTCAATCTATGATGCAATTCAAGCAGGATTTAATAAACTTGTATTAATTATTCGTGAGGAACATGAAGCAATTTTTGAAGCAGAACTTGTTGGGAAAATTAGACCGTTTATCAATGTGGAATATGCTTTCCAAAGTACAAGTGATGTTCCTGAATGGTTTGAAGGGGTTGAAGGCCGTGAAAAACCTTGGGGAACAACACATGCGTTGCTTGCTGCTCGTAACCAGGTTTCAGGACCTTTTATGATTATCAATGCAGATGACTATTACGGAAAAGCTGCTTTTGTAGAAATGGCACGTTTCTTAAATGAAGATGTTACAGATCAACAGGCTGCAATGATGGGATACATTGTGGACAATACAATTACAGACAACGGTACAGTAACACGTGGTGTATGTAAGAATGTTGATGGTTTCTTAACAGATATTGTGGAAACAGATGGCATTAAGCGTACAGATAAAGGTGTTGTCGGAGGACCTGATGAAACTTTGATTGCTGATGGAACACAAGTTTCAATGAACTTCTGGGGCTTTACACCTGCAATCTTTGATTTAATGGAATCAAAATTCGAAACATTCTTAAAAGAAGAAGTTGCGAAGAACCCTATGAAATCAGAAGCACTTCTACCGAATGATGTGGGATCTTTAATCAATGACGGTAAATTATCCGTTAAAATCTTAGATACTCCAGATCGCTGGTTTGGTGTTACATATCAAGAAGATAAACCAATGGTTCTTGCACAGTTTGCGAAGTTCCAAGAAGATGGTACATACCCAGAAAAACTTTGGGATAAAGCGTAA
- a CDS encoding Imm64 family immunity protein — protein MNTIIGLGIVLEASDKTIGQIENILDLVDSYKTKMEITHPKDGDYHDWITETVDGNIYTTIEKLAYRTSYADIEFKIGNKDVETRMSITNETDALVVKFDIVEEHLLPEKSVEHLEATTQLMTHIFEIIDRNVEYEYLFCDSEAEYLYSKQRLLEVGHQPYALFKMNDRNTVYAEWYLDGFTLRGSH, from the coding sequence ATGAATACAATTATAGGACTTGGTATTGTACTTGAAGCCTCAGATAAAACAATTGGACAAATTGAAAATATCCTGGATCTTGTGGACAGTTATAAAACTAAAATGGAAATTACACATCCTAAAGACGGTGATTATCACGATTGGATTACCGAAACTGTGGATGGAAATATCTATACAACAATCGAAAAACTTGCTTACCGAACATCTTACGCTGATATCGAATTTAAGATTGGAAATAAAGATGTGGAAACACGCATGAGTATCACCAATGAGACGGATGCATTGGTCGTAAAATTTGATATTGTGGAAGAGCATCTTCTACCTGAAAAAAGTGTAGAACATTTAGAAGCAACAACACAATTAATGACTCATATTTTTGAGATTATTGATCGTAATGTGGAGTATGAGTATTTATTCTGCGATAGTGAAGCGGAATATCTCTATTCAAAACAACGCTTACTCGAAGTAGGTCATCAACCCTATGCACTTTTCAAAATGAATGATCGTAATACGGTCTATGCAGAATGGTATCTTGATGGTTTTACCTTAAGAGGGTCCCATTAA
- a CDS encoding DUF695 domain-containing protein, protein MYESNFQFYPLIMDEKPHSVRVDLNALVFEEGYPHLYVVRKPYKGRDNGFPTELAFDALKTFEVAITDLLSPMDVQFIGAITGNDVCDYFFVSKDCIALESILKEHFPEEVIGVIVREHDDFEIYKSVLYPNEFQIAIIYNQNLCLNLENEGERFEVERDVEVLTVFERHEDAQQFGQHFEQFADSFTLEPREDGMIQTRMIASIVPTLPTMNGISQHIVTLTNQYNGYYEGWKCSVHK, encoded by the coding sequence ATGTATGAATCAAATTTTCAATTTTATCCACTAATAATGGATGAAAAACCACACAGTGTTCGTGTGGATCTTAATGCACTTGTTTTCGAGGAAGGGTATCCCCACCTCTATGTCGTTAGAAAGCCGTATAAGGGGCGAGACAATGGATTTCCGACGGAACTAGCTTTTGATGCCTTGAAAACGTTTGAGGTCGCTATAACCGATCTCTTAAGTCCTATGGATGTTCAGTTTATCGGTGCTATAACTGGAAATGATGTGTGTGACTATTTCTTTGTCTCTAAAGATTGTATTGCGCTTGAGTCTATCCTCAAAGAACACTTCCCCGAAGAAGTCATCGGGGTCATTGTTCGCGAACACGATGATTTTGAAATCTACAAAAGTGTACTTTACCCAAATGAATTTCAAATCGCAATCATCTACAATCAAAATCTTTGTTTAAACCTAGAGAACGAGGGTGAACGCTTTGAAGTAGAACGTGATGTAGAGGTATTAACAGTTTTTGAACGTCATGAAGATGCCCAACAATTTGGTCAACACTTTGAACAATTTGCGGATAGCTTTACCCTTGAACCACGGGAAGATGGCATGATTCAAACACGTATGATCGCTTCGATTGTACCGACATTACCCACAATGAATGGCATCTCACAACACATCGTAACCCTGACCAATCAATATAACGGATATTACGAAGGTTGGAAGTGTAGCGTCCATAAATAA
- a CDS encoding MucBP domain-containing protein, translating into MFKKIISISLMFILVFVGTNKTIAAQEPEKETITVYSTETEEWNNLLSGKMGRAENRIGDVLDYTGGYSGLSYLNYQLLFTTADYDLMDFKVYITSFSDNKKTREYEYDNGVRWLDKKNNNEYYIVPRDYPQNNKGAIEAINFPPNNDNYKQIIVKTEEEAQALTNIHYKVNVGDTVLEITLGDLLSNSDTHFHMASFMGLTRSGSWTFSDFYMSTVFRATYEKEIEPSKGADIYVNYIDEDNNHLHPQKTLSGNIGESYTTEKEEIPEYTFKHIHGEPDGVFSDIQQEITYVYSKNIKEITVSNTPVNDDIAITPEVINIRPTPESGVTKPPHIENLVKPTLNPVETIVNSVEIVLKTNTESDVKKTPVDTLPNAGVTKKQKFSGLLLLSAGVILYNTKRIKRNKNSK; encoded by the coding sequence ATGTTTAAAAAAATAATATCAATAAGTTTGATGTTTATTTTAGTGTTTGTGGGCACAAATAAAACTATAGCTGCTCAAGAACCTGAGAAAGAGACAATTACCGTTTATTCTACAGAAACCGAAGAATGGAATAACCTTTTAAGTGGAAAAATGGGAAGGGCTGAAAATAGAATCGGAGATGTGTTAGATTACACTGGTGGATATTCGGGTCTTTCATATCTCAACTATCAACTACTTTTCACAACAGCAGATTATGACTTGATGGACTTTAAAGTTTATATCACTAGCTTTTCAGATAACAAAAAAACCCGAGAATATGAATATGATAACGGTGTAAGATGGCTTGATAAAAAAAATAATAACGAGTATTATATCGTGCCTCGTGACTATCCCCAAAACAATAAGGGAGCAATCGAAGCCATTAATTTCCCTCCTAACAATGATAATTACAAACAAATAATTGTCAAGACAGAGGAAGAGGCACAAGCATTAACAAATATTCATTATAAAGTAAATGTAGGTGACACTGTTCTAGAAATCACATTAGGGGATTTATTAAGTAACTCAGATACACATTTCCATATGGCTAGCTTTATGGGGTTAACACGGAGTGGAAGTTGGACATTTAGTGATTTTTACATGTCCACTGTATTTAGAGCAACCTACGAAAAAGAAATCGAACCTTCGAAGGGCGCAGATATTTACGTAAACTATATTGACGAAGACAACAACCATCTTCATCCGCAGAAAACACTCTCTGGTAACATTGGAGAATCCTATACAACCGAAAAAGAAGAGATCCCCGAGTACACCTTCAAACACATACATGGAGAACCGGATGGCGTCTTTAGTGACATCCAACAGGAAATCACATATGTCTATTCGAAAAACATTAAAGAGATTACAGTTTCAAACACACCTGTTAATGATGATATCGCAATCACACCTGAGGTAATCAACATTCGTCCGACTCCCGAAAGTGGAGTTACGAAACCACCTCATATTGAAAACCTTGTAAAACCTACACTTAATCCAGTTGAAACAATTGTAAATAGTGTCGAAATAGTTTTAAAAACAAACACTGAATCTGATGTGAAAAAAACACCTGTTGACACATTACCAAATGCAGGAGTCACAAAAAAACAAAAATTTTCTGGACTACTCCTTTTAAGTGCCGGTGTTATCTTATACAATACGAAGAGAATAAAACGAAATAAGAATTCTAAATAG